The following coding sequences lie in one Spirosoma sp. KUDC1026 genomic window:
- a CDS encoding S41 family peptidase produces MEEGQLTNGESATPKGSREHIRNDKSTVRLPMLLGLTMAGGMLIGATFFGGTKSLNTIGRGYTKYREILQLIENNYVDTVNTDELVDYSIEQMLQKLDPHTAYLNPQNAVAARSQLEGGFDGIGVEFNIYKDTVYVVTPMSGGPSEAVGIQSGDKIIKVDDKALVGTKIENSDVYKALRGKRGTPVKLTILRKGDKAPKVYTVTRDRIPTYSIDAAYMIDNKTGYIKVNRFSETTYDEFKTALASLKSQGMKQLMMDLRNNPGGYMDRATSIADEFISGNKMLVYTNGKDNRYDRQTFARIAGQFEEGPLVVLVDEGSASASEIVAGALQDHDRALIAGRRSFGKGLVQMPVQLSDGSELRLTISRYYTPSGRSIQKPYIPGQEGDYEKDLELRSKRGEYYIADSIKNDPKLKFKTDGGRVVYGGGGITPDYFIPRDSSWQTPYLIKLFNKNLIREYAVEYANANRKRLEKLPFAEFDRTVTLDDAFMNRLTKEAAAEGVPFNQKEYNRSKEYIRTQIKALVARYVYQKSNKAGLNNEYFQVISEADDTYQKALQLFDRADKLEHGMFTYNAPDKK; encoded by the coding sequence ATGGAAGAAGGACAATTAACAAACGGCGAATCGGCAACCCCAAAAGGAAGCCGGGAACATATTCGCAATGATAAATCAACGGTGCGCCTTCCCATGCTGCTGGGGCTGACGATGGCCGGTGGCATGCTGATCGGCGCTACGTTCTTTGGCGGTACCAAAAGCCTGAATACCATTGGGCGGGGTTACACGAAATACCGGGAAATCCTGCAGCTGATCGAAAATAACTACGTCGATACGGTTAATACCGATGAGCTGGTCGATTATTCAATCGAGCAGATGCTGCAGAAACTTGACCCGCACACGGCCTATCTGAATCCGCAGAACGCAGTTGCAGCCCGCTCGCAACTGGAAGGCGGCTTCGACGGAATTGGGGTCGAGTTCAACATTTATAAAGACACGGTGTACGTCGTAACGCCCATGTCGGGCGGGCCATCTGAAGCCGTCGGCATCCAGAGTGGCGACAAAATCATCAAAGTCGATGACAAGGCGCTGGTTGGTACCAAAATTGAAAACAGCGATGTCTACAAAGCGTTACGTGGCAAACGCGGTACGCCGGTCAAGCTGACGATTCTGCGCAAAGGAGACAAAGCTCCCAAAGTGTACACCGTGACCCGCGATCGGATTCCGACCTATTCAATCGATGCGGCTTACATGATTGATAACAAAACGGGCTACATCAAAGTCAACCGCTTCTCCGAAACAACTTACGATGAGTTCAAGACGGCGCTGGCGTCGCTGAAAAGTCAGGGGATGAAGCAGTTGATGATGGACCTGCGCAATAACCCCGGCGGCTACATGGATCGGGCAACCAGCATTGCCGACGAATTTATTTCGGGTAACAAAATGCTGGTGTACACCAACGGGAAAGACAACCGCTACGACCGTCAGACGTTTGCGCGCATTGCGGGTCAGTTTGAAGAAGGGCCGCTGGTCGTGCTGGTGGATGAGGGGAGTGCCTCGGCTTCGGAAATTGTGGCGGGTGCCCTGCAGGACCATGACCGCGCCCTGATTGCGGGTCGGCGTTCGTTCGGGAAAGGGCTGGTGCAGATGCCGGTTCAACTGAGCGATGGCTCCGAACTGCGACTCACGATCTCGCGGTACTACACACCCAGCGGACGCAGCATTCAGAAACCTTACATTCCGGGTCAGGAAGGGGACTATGAGAAAGACCTGGAGCTGCGCTCGAAGCGGGGTGAATACTACATTGCCGATTCGATCAAGAACGATCCCAAACTGAAATTCAAAACCGACGGCGGCCGGGTCGTGTACGGTGGCGGGGGAATCACTCCCGACTATTTCATTCCCCGCGATTCGAGCTGGCAGACACCGTATCTGATCAAGCTGTTTAACAAGAATCTTATTCGTGAGTACGCTGTCGAGTATGCCAACGCGAACCGGAAGCGTCTGGAAAAGCTGCCGTTCGCCGAGTTTGACCGGACGGTTACGCTGGACGATGCTTTTATGAATCGGCTGACAAAAGAGGCTGCTGCCGAAGGAGTGCCGTTCAATCAGAAGGAATACAACCGCTCGAAAGAGTATATTCGGACGCAGATCAAAGCGCTGGTAGCCCGCTATGTGTATCAGAAAAGCAACAAGGCGGGGCTGAACAACGAGTATTTCCAGGTCATTTCCGAAGCGGACGATACGTATCAAAAAGCTCTGCAACTCTTCGACCGGGCCGATAAACTGGAACACGGCATGTTCACCTACAACGCGCCGGATAAGAAGTAA
- a CDS encoding McrB family protein, giving the protein MPTDSQQSALVDQIRDINHPEAVRRFFGLLKELIDIVNLPNGDAKLAFTVRKDQRAITANVNFVWGLRLVKPHRGEAEYWLTVKKSCQEQLLSYEELDFSQISEKSNYVAAIIGHSNAHLLYQPAIQQCWLDCLPELVEATRRGPHSARHNPDIYRAAEDEAYLSELIRLAADPTLGDHVPRENGVEEDSVDYTPEIESVRQPLNLILFGPPGTGKTHVLQPYLTDKNSDRASLITFHPSYSYEEFVEGIRPETINNQISYRIRKGIFHKACLTAVQQAGYATIADCLNDTADNRRQKLQKAPAHYLLIDEINRANIASVFGDLITLLEPDKRLGADHELWLTLPYSTERFGVPLNLYVIGTMNTTDRSIALLDIALRRRFAFREVLPDPSLLGTVEGVDLAQLLRTMNERIEYLLDSDHQLGHAYLMNVTTHEDLCNAFRERIIPLLQEYFVGDWAKIQLVLGANPAWNNEPEQRLIRVKKKYTPASASRLFGEVPEFMDEVITYEINPYLQRGEYDQLPSDVFIKIYQQPL; this is encoded by the coding sequence GTGCCAACCGATTCCCAGCAGTCAGCCTTAGTCGATCAAATCCGCGACATCAATCATCCCGAAGCCGTTCGTCGGTTTTTCGGGCTGTTAAAAGAGCTTATCGATATTGTCAATCTCCCCAACGGTGACGCCAAACTGGCCTTTACGGTGCGTAAGGACCAGCGGGCTATTACGGCCAACGTTAACTTCGTGTGGGGGCTTCGCCTGGTAAAACCGCACCGGGGTGAAGCCGAATATTGGTTAACTGTCAAAAAATCGTGCCAGGAACAACTGCTGAGTTACGAGGAACTGGACTTTAGCCAGATCAGTGAAAAGTCGAACTACGTAGCCGCAATTATTGGTCATTCCAATGCCCATTTGCTTTATCAGCCGGCCATTCAGCAGTGCTGGCTCGACTGCCTGCCGGAACTGGTTGAAGCCACCCGGCGGGGGCCGCACTCGGCCCGGCATAATCCTGATATCTACCGGGCGGCCGAAGACGAAGCGTACCTCAGCGAACTGATCCGGCTGGCCGCCGACCCGACACTCGGTGATCATGTACCGCGTGAGAACGGCGTGGAAGAAGACAGCGTTGACTATACGCCCGAGATTGAGTCGGTCCGGCAGCCCCTGAACCTGATCCTGTTTGGTCCGCCGGGTACGGGGAAAACGCACGTGCTGCAACCGTATCTGACCGACAAGAATTCAGATCGCGCCAGTCTGATTACGTTTCACCCGTCCTATAGCTACGAGGAATTTGTTGAAGGAATTCGGCCGGAAACGATCAACAACCAGATCAGCTACCGCATTCGGAAAGGGATTTTTCACAAGGCCTGTCTGACGGCCGTGCAGCAGGCAGGTTACGCTACCATAGCCGATTGCCTGAATGATACGGCCGATAACCGACGACAGAAACTACAAAAAGCACCGGCTCATTATTTGCTGATCGACGAGATCAACCGGGCGAACATTGCCAGCGTATTTGGTGACCTCATTACGTTGCTTGAACCCGACAAACGGCTCGGTGCTGATCATGAACTGTGGCTCACCCTGCCCTACTCGACGGAGCGCTTTGGCGTGCCGCTGAACCTGTACGTGATCGGCACGATGAACACTACCGACCGATCCATTGCGCTGCTCGACATTGCCCTGCGCCGTCGGTTTGCGTTCCGCGAAGTACTGCCCGATCCGTCGCTGCTGGGAACCGTTGAGGGCGTCGATCTGGCGCAGTTGCTGCGGACGATGAACGAGCGAATCGAATACCTACTCGACAGTGATCACCAGTTGGGGCACGCGTATCTAATGAACGTAACAACGCACGAGGATCTCTGTAATGCGTTCCGGGAGCGAATTATTCCGTTGTTGCAGGAATACTTTGTGGGCGACTGGGCTAAAATTCAGCTGGTACTGGGGGCCAACCCAGCCTGGAACAACGAACCGGAACAGCGGCTTATCCGGGTGAAAAAGAAATACACACCCGCATCAGCCAGCCGACTGTTTGGCGAGGTGCCGGAGTTTATGGATGAAGTTATTACGTACGAAATCAATCCATATCTGCAGCGCGGTGAGTATGATCAGCTACCATCCGACGTTTTTATAAAAATTTATCAGCAACCACTGTAA
- a CDS encoding acetoacetate--CoA ligase, with translation MTQNLPNLLYKPDRRTADQSILKQYFNWLFVKKGLYFRDYNDLWEWSVTDLEDFWASIWEFFDVQSGTDYRQVVFQPDTLSMIGTEWFSGATINYAEHIFRHKNAQHPALMFASEQHRLTTISWASLEKQVAAVAAYLKQQGVGVGDRVASVLPNIPEAVIAFLATNAIGAVWSSCSPDFGTNSVVDRFQQIEPKILIAADGYTYNGKPIDKTEDIRELRISLPTLQRVIWVPYLDPDSRMERATLWASVLETYAPDGLTFELVPFNHPIWVLYSSGTTGKPKAITHSVGGCLLEHLKTLALHQDVREGERYFWYSTTGWMMWNFALGSMLVGATLVLYEGSVSYPNLKTLWKLAEEARINHFGGGAAFYLACMRAEADLTADGKRLGSEFRLGNLRTIASTGSPLPPEGFRWIYDAIKSDVWLISFSGGTDICSGFVGGNLLQPVYEGEIQCRLLGCKVEAYDEKGYSVRGKQGDMVILEPMPSMPIYFWGDTGNQRYFASYFEKYPGLWWHGDYIEITERNGVIIYGRSDATLNRDGVRIGTSDIYSAIENLPEVADSLIVGLEQPGGRYFMPMFVVLRKGHTLTDELIARIKATLRKQLSPRHVPDQIYAIDEIPYTISGKKVETPVKKILAGVDPSLAVSRDTLRNPASLDQFTNFTDRR, from the coding sequence ATGACACAGAACCTACCCAATCTCCTCTATAAACCCGACCGCCGGACGGCCGATCAGTCGATTCTGAAACAGTATTTCAACTGGCTTTTTGTCAAGAAAGGACTGTATTTCCGGGATTATAATGATCTCTGGGAGTGGTCTGTTACGGATCTGGAAGATTTCTGGGCCAGCATCTGGGAGTTTTTCGACGTGCAGAGCGGAACCGACTATCGGCAGGTTGTTTTTCAACCCGATACCCTCAGTATGATTGGGACGGAGTGGTTCAGCGGGGCTACGATCAATTACGCCGAGCATATCTTTCGCCACAAAAACGCGCAGCATCCTGCCCTTATGTTCGCGTCGGAGCAACACCGACTGACCACAATCTCGTGGGCTAGCCTGGAAAAGCAGGTAGCGGCCGTCGCGGCTTATCTGAAACAGCAGGGGGTTGGCGTTGGCGACCGGGTTGCATCGGTATTACCCAATATTCCTGAAGCGGTCATTGCGTTTCTGGCTACCAACGCCATCGGCGCTGTCTGGTCGAGCTGCTCACCCGATTTTGGCACGAACAGCGTTGTTGACCGCTTTCAACAGATCGAACCAAAAATTCTGATTGCAGCTGATGGCTATACGTATAACGGGAAGCCCATCGATAAAACCGAAGATATACGGGAACTACGTATCAGCCTGCCTACCCTGCAGCGGGTGATCTGGGTGCCGTATCTCGACCCCGACAGTCGTATGGAACGGGCGACTCTCTGGGCCTCGGTACTGGAAACCTACGCACCCGACGGTTTGACGTTTGAACTTGTCCCCTTCAATCATCCAATCTGGGTGTTGTATTCGTCGGGAACGACGGGTAAGCCCAAAGCTATTACCCACAGCGTGGGAGGCTGCCTGCTCGAACACCTGAAAACGCTGGCCCTGCACCAGGACGTGCGTGAAGGCGAGCGTTACTTCTGGTATTCGACTACGGGCTGGATGATGTGGAATTTTGCGCTCGGCTCCATGCTTGTCGGTGCTACGCTGGTACTGTACGAAGGATCGGTTTCCTATCCGAATTTGAAAACGCTCTGGAAACTGGCCGAAGAGGCCCGTATCAATCATTTCGGGGGCGGGGCTGCTTTTTACCTGGCCTGCATGCGCGCCGAAGCTGATTTGACGGCAGACGGTAAACGGCTGGGCAGCGAGTTCAGGCTGGGAAATCTACGGACTATTGCGTCTACCGGATCACCCCTGCCGCCCGAAGGCTTCCGCTGGATTTATGACGCGATCAAGTCGGACGTCTGGCTGATTTCGTTCAGTGGCGGGACTGACATCTGCAGCGGTTTTGTGGGGGGGAATCTTCTCCAACCTGTCTACGAAGGGGAGATTCAGTGCCGGCTGCTGGGTTGTAAGGTCGAAGCCTACGACGAGAAGGGGTATTCGGTTCGGGGTAAACAGGGCGATATGGTCATTCTGGAACCGATGCCTTCTATGCCCATCTATTTCTGGGGGGACACCGGTAACCAGCGTTACTTCGCGAGTTATTTCGAAAAATACCCCGGCCTCTGGTGGCATGGTGATTACATCGAGATTACCGAACGGAACGGGGTTATTATTTACGGCCGCTCGGACGCGACCCTGAACCGCGATGGCGTTCGGATTGGAACCAGCGATATCTACAGCGCCATCGAAAACCTGCCCGAAGTTGCCGACAGCCTGATTGTCGGGCTGGAACAACCCGGTGGGCGCTATTTTATGCCGATGTTCGTGGTGCTGCGGAAGGGGCATACACTGACCGATGAACTGATCGCTCGCATCAAGGCTACCCTGCGAAAGCAGCTTAGTCCCCGGCATGTACCGGACCAGATTTATGCCATTGACGAAATTCCGTACACCATCAGCGGGAAGAAGGTTGAAACGCCGGTGAAAAAAATACTGGCCGGCGTCGACCCATCGCTGGCCGTCAGTCGGGATACCCTCCGGAATCCGGCCTCTCTCGACCAGTTTACGAACTTTACGGATAGACGTTAA
- a CDS encoding deoxyribose-phosphate aldolase has protein sequence MNHLFPYIELALLHPDVTLNEQYSALDDVTQLGMAGLTVAPFWVKKFRRELGDTHPAVLATVVGYPYGYQRTEAKQTEVEWALNDGASEVEIVLNTSALFSPSADWLKIEVAKLVKLAHAREKFLTVIMESALLTPDQQKHLIKLSVDAGADFIKNATGIRNDSFSLEVALQFRQAIPKSVGVKIIADGAISDQLDALIAAGVERLTLRYPSPLLED, from the coding sequence ATGAATCACCTGTTCCCTTATATCGAACTAGCATTACTGCATCCTGACGTAACGCTTAATGAGCAGTACAGCGCGCTCGATGACGTAACGCAGTTGGGTATGGCGGGCCTGACCGTAGCGCCGTTCTGGGTGAAGAAATTCCGGCGCGAGCTGGGCGACACGCACCCGGCCGTACTGGCAACAGTGGTTGGCTATCCATACGGGTACCAGCGTACGGAAGCGAAACAGACCGAAGTGGAGTGGGCACTAAACGACGGAGCCAGCGAAGTAGAGATTGTTCTCAATACCTCTGCCCTCTTTTCTCCCTCGGCCGACTGGTTGAAGATTGAAGTAGCCAAACTGGTAAAGCTAGCTCATGCGCGCGAGAAGTTCCTGACGGTTATTATGGAGTCGGCGCTACTTACGCCTGATCAGCAGAAACACCTCATCAAACTCTCAGTTGACGCTGGAGCCGATTTCATCAAAAACGCAACGGGAATTCGTAATGATTCCTTCTCGCTGGAAGTAGCCTTACAATTTCGACAGGCTATACCAAAATCAGTAGGGGTCAAAATTATCGCCGACGGGGCTATTTCCGATCAGCTTGATGCACTGATCGCTGCGGGTGTCGAGCGGCTGACGCTACGGTACCCCAGTCCCTTGCTGGAAGATTGA
- a CDS encoding galactitol-1-phosphate 5-dehydrogenase → MKALVLTEYNHFELQDVAKPTIKPNEVLVRVQAVGICGSDVHGMDGSSGRRIPPITMGHEASGIIAEVGSDVKDWATGDRVTFDSTVYALDDWYSRRGMYNLSDGREVVGVSTPDFKRQGAFAEYVSVPQHILYAIPDNVTFTQAALVEPVAVALHAVSLTPIHINDSAVVVGAGMIGLFVIQALKLAGCATIIAIDLDDDRLALANELGATHIINARSADVAQQVQALTHGRGADVSFEVVGAGPTVKTAIDCVRKGATVTLVGNLAPTVEIPLQAVVTRQLRLQGSCAINGEYEAALALISSGRMNVEAILSAEVPLAEGADWFKRLYDKEKGLIKVVLKP, encoded by the coding sequence ATGAAAGCACTGGTTCTTACGGAATACAATCATTTTGAATTACAGGACGTCGCCAAACCCACCATCAAACCCAATGAGGTGCTGGTACGGGTACAGGCCGTTGGTATCTGCGGGTCTGATGTGCATGGCATGGACGGCAGCAGCGGTCGGCGGATTCCGCCCATCACGATGGGCCACGAAGCGTCGGGCATCATTGCCGAGGTGGGCAGCGACGTAAAAGACTGGGCCACCGGCGACCGCGTTACGTTCGATTCAACTGTTTACGCGCTGGACGACTGGTACAGCCGACGGGGCATGTATAACCTCAGCGACGGACGCGAAGTGGTGGGCGTTTCCACTCCTGACTTCAAACGGCAGGGCGCTTTTGCCGAATACGTATCCGTGCCGCAGCACATTCTCTACGCCATTCCCGACAACGTTACGTTCACGCAGGCCGCCCTGGTCGAGCCGGTGGCGGTCGCGCTGCATGCCGTGAGTCTGACGCCCATCCACATCAACGATTCGGCCGTGGTGGTAGGCGCTGGTATGATTGGTCTATTCGTGATTCAGGCGCTGAAGCTGGCGGGTTGCGCCACGATCATCGCCATTGACCTGGACGACGACCGGCTGGCCTTGGCGAATGAATTGGGCGCTACGCACATCATCAATGCCCGTTCGGCTGACGTAGCCCAGCAGGTACAGGCGCTCACCCACGGTCGCGGTGCCGACGTATCGTTTGAGGTGGTAGGCGCCGGGCCAACTGTGAAAACAGCCATCGACTGTGTCCGGAAAGGGGCTACCGTTACGTTGGTGGGTAATCTCGCGCCCACGGTCGAGATTCCGTTACAGGCCGTCGTTACACGTCAATTGCGTTTGCAGGGCTCCTGTGCCATCAACGGCGAGTACGAAGCAGCTCTGGCGTTGATTTCCTCCGGCCGTATGAACGTCGAGGCCATCTTGAGCGCCGAGGTGCCGCTGGCTGAGGGAGCAGACTGGTTCAAACGGCTGTACGACAAAGAGAAAGGATTAATCAAAGTGGTGCTGAAACCGTAG
- a CDS encoding pseudouridine synthase: MNQDSEQNRPGRPDSRRDGESRSFGRRDDAPRFNRSNNSSRNDRSGYERSGNERSSDSDKPRFNRDRDNSDRSGSDRSSNDRPRFNREGGNDRSGYDRSGSDRPRFNRDGGDRPSFNRDRNSNDRSGNDRGGNDRPRFDREGGNNSRGGYDRSGNDRSGNDQPRFNRDNNERGGNDRPTFNRDRGDRGGNDRPRFNRDGDNSRGGNERSGYDRSGNDRPRFDRDRNDRGGNDRPRFNRDGGNDRSGDRPSFNRDRNDDRPRFNREGGNDRPRFNRDGDNSRSDRSGNDRSGNDRPRFNRDRSDRSDKPAFKRVGGFQRNSDERNRENWNRSDRNETPRRGRRQDGAYDPNDRFTSDQRKDSGDRRTGQYKKAPNYELEIARNRDMQRNDRPTRNDRSQGDKENRPVATVHNDEPGLTRLNRYIANSGVCSRREADELIAQGNISVNGKVVTEMGYKVKEGDTVKYGTKVLNPERFVYVLLNKPKDYITTTDDPEERKTVMELVADAGNFRMYPVGRLDRNTTGLLLLTNDGELADKLTHPSYNVRKIYQVELDKPITEEHFDAIKQGITLEDGEIKPDALSIVTPDAYVVGIEIHSGRNRIVRRIFENFGYEVTKLDRTTYAGLTKKELPRGKWRFLEPKEVIKLKYLN; encoded by the coding sequence ATGAATCAAGACTCAGAACAGAACCGCCCCGGCCGCCCAGATTCGCGCCGTGATGGCGAGAGTCGTTCCTTCGGCCGTCGGGATGACGCTCCACGCTTTAATCGATCTAACAACAGCTCGCGCAACGACCGTAGTGGATACGAGCGTAGTGGCAACGAGCGCTCGTCTGACAGCGACAAGCCCCGTTTTAACCGCGACAGAGACAACTCTGACCGTAGTGGAAGCGACCGTAGTAGCAATGACCGCCCGCGCTTTAACCGTGAGGGAGGTAACGACCGTAGTGGATACGACCGCAGTGGCAGCGATCGGCCGCGCTTTAATCGGGATGGCGGAGACCGCCCATCCTTCAACCGGGACCGTAACAGTAACGACCGTAGTGGTAACGACCGTGGCGGCAATGACCGCCCCCGTTTCGACCGCGAAGGTGGTAACAACAGCCGTGGTGGATACGACCGTAGTGGCAACGACCGTAGTGGTAATGATCAGCCACGCTTTAACCGAGATAATAACGAGCGGGGCGGTAATGATCGTCCTACCTTTAACCGCGACCGGGGTGATCGTGGTGGCAATGATCGGCCACGCTTCAACCGAGATGGCGACAACAGCCGCGGTGGTAACGAACGTAGTGGATACGACCGTAGTGGCAACGACCGGCCGCGCTTTGATCGGGACCGCAACGACCGTGGCGGCAATGACCGGCCTCGTTTTAATCGCGACGGTGGTAACGACCGTAGTGGCGACCGGCCATCGTTCAACCGGGATCGTAACGACGATCGCCCACGGTTTAACCGCGAAGGTGGCAATGATCGCCCGCGTTTTAACCGGGACGGCGATAATAGCCGTAGTGACCGTAGTGGTAACGACCGTAGTGGTAACGATCGGCCACGCTTTAATCGGGATCGGAGTGATCGTTCAGACAAACCAGCATTCAAACGGGTAGGTGGTTTTCAGCGCAACTCCGACGAACGGAACCGCGAAAACTGGAACCGTTCTGACCGGAACGAAACACCCCGTCGTGGCCGTCGCCAGGATGGTGCCTATGATCCAAACGACCGCTTCACGAGCGATCAACGCAAGGATTCGGGCGATCGCCGGACCGGACAATATAAGAAAGCGCCTAACTACGAACTGGAAATCGCCCGTAATCGCGATATGCAACGGAACGATCGACCCACTCGGAACGACCGCAGCCAGGGCGATAAAGAAAATCGGCCAGTAGCCACGGTTCACAATGACGAACCCGGTCTGACGCGGCTTAACCGCTACATTGCCAACTCGGGCGTTTGCTCGCGTCGGGAAGCAGACGAACTGATCGCGCAGGGCAACATTTCGGTAAACGGTAAAGTCGTGACCGAAATGGGCTACAAAGTAAAAGAGGGCGATACGGTGAAATATGGCACAAAAGTGCTGAACCCCGAACGCTTCGTTTACGTCCTGCTGAATAAACCAAAAGATTATATCACGACGACGGACGATCCGGAAGAACGGAAAACCGTTATGGAGCTAGTAGCTGATGCGGGTAATTTCCGGATGTATCCGGTAGGCCGTCTGGACCGTAACACTACGGGTCTGCTGCTGCTAACCAACGACGGCGAACTGGCTGACAAGCTGACGCACCCGTCGTACAACGTTCGCAAAATTTACCAGGTGGAGCTGGACAAGCCCATCACCGAAGAGCATTTCGACGCCATTAAACAGGGCATTACGCTGGAAGACGGTGAAATCAAACCCGACGCGCTGAGCATCGTTACGCCCGACGCTTACGTTGTCGGTATCGAAATTCACTCGGGCCGGAACCGCATCGTGCGTCGTATTTTCGAGAACTTCGGCTACGAAGTCACCAAGCTGGACCGTACGACTTACGCTGGCCTGACCAAGAAAGAACTGCCCCGCGGTAAGTGGCGTTTCCTGGAGCCGAAAGAAGTCATCAAGCTGAAATACCTGAATTAA